One Halobaculum roseum DNA segment encodes these proteins:
- a CDS encoding repressor phrH2: MRWHGDWMQGLDERVLERLAEQGNAPARMIASDIDEPRLRVARLCKVLAEAEFIEREEREGFADERYITSWGLLYLAGELNAELRRPEPGMRPGGRIRPGWYTGFS, from the coding sequence ATGCGATGGCACGGCGACTGGATGCAGGGACTCGATGAGCGCGTGCTGGAGCGACTCGCCGAGCAGGGAAACGCTCCCGCGAGGATGATCGCCTCGGATATCGACGAGCCGCGGCTTCGCGTCGCGCGGCTGTGTAAGGTGCTCGCGGAGGCTGAATTCATCGAACGTGAGGAGCGTGAGGGCTTCGCCGACGAGCGGTATATCACGAGTTGGGGGCTGCTGTATCTGGCAGGCGAGTTGAATGCAGAGCTGCGTCGCCCCGAGCCTGGGATGCGGCCGGGCGGTCGGATTCGGCCCGGGTGGTACACGGGCTTCAGCTAA
- a CDS encoding PIN domain-containing protein: MILDTAFVLDLMADLPAAHEKLDELEANGAVLKLSTMTVLELYIGIEAYTGEEEAREIRRILDGVPRVAMDPQIAEEAGRMIGRLDPSTYKRKKGDAVIAATADVEGEAVVTRNVDDFERHGVPVEPY; this comes from the coding sequence ATGATCCTCGATACCGCGTTCGTGCTCGACCTGATGGCCGATCTCCCGGCGGCACACGAGAAACTGGACGAGTTGGAGGCGAACGGTGCCGTGTTGAAGCTCTCCACGATGACGGTGCTGGAGCTGTACATCGGCATCGAAGCGTACACCGGAGAAGAGGAAGCGCGCGAGATACGTCGAATTCTGGACGGCGTCCCACGGGTAGCGATGGACCCGCAGATCGCCGAGGAAGCGGGGCGGATGATCGGCCGCCTGGACCCCTCGACGTACAAGCGCAAGAAGGGTGACGCGGTGATCGCGGCAACCGCCGACGTGGAAGGCGAGGCGGTCGTTACGCGGAACGTCGACGACTTCGAACGCCACGGCGTGCCCGTCGAACCCTACTGA
- a CDS encoding site-specific integrase — translation MNYLYTLAHSGIGADELAYMTDDWMDWQNELLRVPAVEGDWTSKTEHAARTIPVKHPGTLRRLRDYFGYHAEYGATRQTVTNRVKRVAAETDLRKKITPHVLRHTYGTLIAARGATPQYIRQTMGHADLSSANDYLQYAGTQLDAEAEELW, via the coding sequence CTGAACTACCTCTACACGCTCGCACACAGCGGGATCGGTGCCGACGAGCTAGCGTACATGACCGACGACTGGATGGACTGGCAGAACGAGCTGCTGCGCGTGCCGGCCGTCGAGGGAGACTGGACGTCGAAGACCGAGCACGCCGCGCGGACGATCCCGGTGAAGCACCCCGGAACACTGCGGCGGCTCCGGGATTACTTCGGGTATCACGCCGAGTATGGGGCGACAAGGCAGACAGTGACGAATCGAGTGAAGCGCGTGGCGGCCGAGACGGACCTCCGGAAGAAGATCACGCCACACGTGCTCCGTCACACCTACGGGACGCTCATTGCCGCACGGGGTGCGACGCCGCAGTATATCCGGCAGACGATGGGGCACGCGGACCTGTCGAGTGCGAATGACTACTTGCAGTACGCCGGGACGCAGTTAGATGCGGAAGCAGAGGAATTGTGGTGA
- a CDS encoding archaellin/type IV pilin N-terminal domain-containing protein, whose protein sequence is MFEFITDEEERGQVGIGTLIVFIAMVLVAAIAAGVLINTAGFLQSKSQETGQQSSKQVSDRVQEVATVGNVNSAGDAVDYVNVTVTQAAGAGEIDLQNTTVTWIGPSGTYQLIAAADFDNTSAATGETFTYDVVKDGDGSAPVLNDNDDRLQYIFDVDQFAGSNLGEGDEVTIKVNTMAGATTEIRFTVPESLGNKEAVEL, encoded by the coding sequence ATGTTCGAATTCATCACGGACGAGGAAGAGCGCGGGCAAGTTGGTATCGGGACGCTCATCGTGTTCATCGCGATGGTACTCGTGGCGGCGATCGCCGCGGGTGTCCTGATCAACACCGCGGGCTTCCTCCAGAGCAAGTCGCAGGAAACGGGACAACAGAGCAGTAAGCAGGTCAGCGACCGCGTGCAGGAGGTCGCCACCGTCGGGAACGTTAACAGTGCCGGCGACGCGGTCGACTACGTCAACGTGACGGTGACGCAGGCCGCCGGCGCCGGCGAGATCGACCTGCAGAACACCACGGTGACCTGGATCGGTCCGAGCGGGACCTACCAGCTGATCGCCGCCGCCGACTTCGACAACACGTCGGCAGCCACCGGCGAGACGTTCACCTACGACGTCGTCAAGGACGGCGACGGCAGCGCGCCCGTCCTCAACGACAACGACGACCGACTGCAGTACATCTTCGACGTCGACCAGTTCGCCGGGAGTAACCTCGGCGAGGGCGACGAGGTGACGATCAAGGTCAACACGATGGCCGGCGCGACCACCGAGATCCGCTTCACCGTGCCCGAGTCGCTCGGGAACAAGGAAGCCGTCGAGCTGTAA